The region CATAATCGCCGCGGAAGTGACGTCCACCCGTTGCCTGGGCTTTCACTGGCCAGGCATTCTTCATCCAGCAGCACTCGTCAATGTTGTGAATGAGGAAGTCGCTGAAGCCGCCCCCAGAGGCCCAGAGGAAGGCATGGAAATTCTGGATCTGGTACATCAGTTCCTTCTGATTTTCCGGCTTCTTTTTCGCAAAGGCAGTCGCGGTAGGACCGGCCATACGATAAGCCCGCAGCAGCAGCAGGTCACCAATCTCACCATCCTGAATCCGCTTGAACAGCTCGCCGCGGGCATCGCAGTGCCGGCACATCAGGCCGACACCAACCTTGAGATTCTTCTTTTCGGATTCATCGGCCAGTTGCAGCATACGCTTCGTGGAAGGGCCATCCACGGTCACGGGCTTTTCCATGAACGTGTTCACGTCCTTGGCAATTGCGTAGGTGAACTGTACCCAGCGAAAGGCGGGAGGCGTGGCCATAATCACGACATCGCCGGGCGAGAGGCAATCGATGGCCTGCTTGTAAGCCTCAAAGCCCACGAATCTTCGATCTTCCGGCACATCGACCTGATCTTTGAACTGACCTTTGAGTCCCTCGTAACTGCTGTTCAGTCGATTGGGGAAGACATCGGCCATTGCGACGAGCTTGATAGGCCCTTGATTCTTCACTGAAAGAGCATTGGCTGCCGCACCGGTTCCACGTCCACCGCAGCCCACCAGCGCCACCTTGATCGTATTGTCTTCACCAGCATAAACCGTCTGCGGGATCGCCATGCTCGCAATCATCGATGTCGTCGCCAATGCTCCCGTGGCTCTCAGGACATCGCGGCGACTGACCACTGAATTCGAACGGGGCGGTTGTGATGTGCCGGAAGCATGATTAGCGGATGGTGAATTCGCAGGATTCATCAGGAGGGATCCTAAAAACAGGAACTGAGAACGGGCTGGATGTCATTAAGCTGAGATACTTGAGCAGGTGACCCTGTAACTAGGCTAACCTCCTCCAGGTTCGTATCACAAGTCATTGATACGAGAATTCCGGCCCTCGCGTGGGATTTGCGATGGCTCTGCGTCGTCTTCTTCATAGCCAGGGTCTGTTTCGTGTTCTCTGTCAGCAGACTGCCGCTCGAATTCCCGGATGAGCAATGTCTGTTCGGCTGGTGAGAGCAGCGGGAGTTGACCAGATTCGACGGGCTTGAGTGCCTGGGCGAGTTTCCAGCAAAATTGTGCCAGAACAAACACAATTACGTATTGCGCGACCCAGAATCCCCAGATCACAGTGGGAACCGCTGCTGGAGGAATCATTTGTGGAAAAAACCGGACAGCCAGCATCGCAATCACGAGGATATTGATGATCTTGGCCATTTTCGCGTAGGCCTCCAACAGTGATTGATCCATTCGGTAGACAGCCACTTTCTGCAGGGCGGCTGTCACGCCCAGCCAGAGCAACATGGCCAGAACCTGCACGACCAGCCACCGTTGGCCGGGATCTGGCATGAGCATCAGGATCACACTCAATAGAGGTAACAGGATCGAGGCAAAACGACCGGCCATCTCGAGTTGACTGAGCCGTTCGCGCGTCAGTTGCCACGTGACCCAGGCGAGTGGAATGGTGA is a window of Planctopirus limnophila DSM 3776 DNA encoding:
- a CDS encoding Gfo/Idh/MocA family protein, with the protein product MNPANSPSANHASGTSQPPRSNSVVSRRDVLRATGALATTSMIASMAIPQTVYAGEDNTIKVALVGCGGRGTGAAANALSVKNQGPIKLVAMADVFPNRLNSSYEGLKGQFKDQVDVPEDRRFVGFEAYKQAIDCLSPGDVVIMATPPAFRWVQFTYAIAKDVNTFMEKPVTVDGPSTKRMLQLADESEKKNLKVGVGLMCRHCDARGELFKRIQDGEIGDLLLLRAYRMAGPTATAFAKKKPENQKELMYQIQNFHAFLWASGGGFSDFLIHNIDECCWMKNAWPVKAQATGGRHFRGDYVDQNFDQYAVEYTFADGTKLLMEGRTMPGCHQEFASYAHGSKGSAVISQSGHAPSRARTYKSQDMSSKDNILWQFGAKEPSPYQLEWDHLVEAIRKDRPYNEVRRGAEASLVTSMGRMAAHTGQVITYDAMLNCDHEFAPNVDSLTEDGPAPVVADAEGKYPVPMPGLKTTREY